A single Pseudodesulfovibrio aespoeensis Aspo-2 DNA region contains:
- a CDS encoding HigA family addiction module antitoxin, whose amino-acid sequence MEPLSLTVTGLAAHLGVSRKHLSQILHERASVTSGLALRLARAFDTTADLWLNLQRKRDLWEAERDTPGLENVEPLPGLQGMGRDAR is encoded by the coding sequence ATGGAGCCGCTGTCTTTGACCGTCACGGGTCTGGCGGCACACTTGGGTGTCAGCCGCAAGCATCTTTCCCAGATTCTCCATGAAAGGGCCAGCGTCACATCCGGCCTTGCCCTTCGCCTTGCCAGGGCTTTCGATACCACCGCCGATCTTTGGCTCAACCTCCAGCGCAAGCGCGACCTGTGGGAAGCCGAGCGGGACACGCCCGGCCTTGAAAACGTCGAGCCATTGCCAGGGTTGCAGGGGATGGGCAGGGACGCACGATAG
- a CDS encoding type II toxin-antitoxin system RelE/ParE family toxin has translation MIKSFSHKGLEVFFRSGSTKGIQAKHADRLGRILDRLDAAAEARDMNAPGYDLHPLKGNLAGHWSVKVSGNWRVTFRMDNGNAHIVNYQDYH, from the coding sequence GTGATCAAGAGCTTTTCACACAAAGGGCTTGAAGTCTTTTTCAGGAGCGGGAGCACCAAGGGCATACAGGCCAAGCACGCGGACAGGCTCGGCAGGATATTGGACCGACTGGACGCCGCCGCCGAGGCCCGAGACATGAACGCGCCGGGCTACGATCTTCACCCTTTGAAAGGGAATCTGGCCGGGCATTGGTCCGTGAAGGTATCCGGCAACTGGCGTGTGACCTTCCGCATGGACAATGGCAACGCCCACATCGTGAACTATCAGGACTACCACTAG